In Propionimicrobium sp. PCR01-08-3, one DNA window encodes the following:
- a CDS encoding MFS transporter has product MMTGLWLLTNTTVILLTARLASDAGLPATQVSVAMGIASFAQAIAMAVAGHLSTFTGRRNLLVTWGISSAVLGPFLWWAAVNSHSLGRAALLAAALQVATVAAYGPIACYLSERFPTEVRSTGYGMGYSLSLIIPALYPFYLPLLEGVFGSHPAIMGLVAVGGILVTVGALMGPKLSSADIEADIDSVAMGATR; this is encoded by the coding sequence ATGATGACCGGTCTGTGGCTGCTCACCAACACCACGGTGATCTTGTTGACGGCGCGCCTCGCGTCGGACGCCGGGTTGCCCGCCACCCAGGTGTCGGTGGCAATGGGTATTGCCTCGTTCGCGCAGGCCATTGCGATGGCGGTAGCAGGCCATCTGTCGACCTTCACCGGACGCCGCAATCTGCTGGTGACTTGGGGAATCAGTTCAGCGGTGCTCGGTCCGTTCTTGTGGTGGGCGGCCGTGAACTCGCACAGCCTCGGACGCGCCGCCTTGCTCGCGGCCGCCTTGCAGGTGGCGACCGTCGCCGCCTACGGCCCGATCGCCTGCTATTTGTCGGAGCGCTTCCCGACCGAGGTGCGCTCGACGGGATACGGCATGGGATACAGCCTCTCGCTGATCATCCCCGCCCTCTATCCCTTCTATCTTCCGTTGCTGGAGGGCGTCTTCGGATCGCATCCGGCGATCATGGGCCTGGTGGCCGTCGGTGGAATCCTGGTCACCGTCGGTGCACTGATGGGGCCGAAGTTGAGCTCTGCAGACATCGAAGCGGACATCGACAGCGTTGCTATGGGAGCCACCCGATGA
- the thiM gene encoding hydroxyethylthiazole kinase, producing MSSLDLANDADLGSVAQIIAQVRQRSTLVHCITAAVSMGIVADGLLAAGVRPVMTETLEEAPTVDTIADALLINLGTLSTDAMTGIPATVEVALRDRRPWVLDPTAIGTAPVRTPLARRLLDSRPAVVRGNASEIVALTGGEGGRGADASIGTQALQVTEAAHQVAARTGGVVAVSGAVDLVTDGRDDRHVHRGDPLLSRVTGTGCLLGGLTAACVAVTGDHLQAALAATIWMNIAGEIAAARAPRPGTFRAALLDALDEVGEQAAALAAPIP from the coding sequence ATGAGTTCTCTGGACTTGGCGAACGACGCCGATCTGGGATCGGTCGCACAGATCATCGCGCAGGTGCGTCAGCGAAGCACATTGGTGCATTGCATCACCGCTGCCGTATCGATGGGCATCGTCGCTGACGGTCTGCTCGCCGCCGGTGTGCGTCCGGTGATGACCGAGACTCTCGAGGAGGCACCCACAGTCGACACCATCGCCGACGCCCTGCTGATCAACCTGGGAACCCTCAGCACCGATGCCATGACCGGGATTCCGGCCACCGTCGAGGTTGCGCTGCGCGACCGGCGGCCGTGGGTGCTCGACCCGACCGCCATCGGAACCGCCCCGGTACGCACGCCGCTGGCAAGGCGACTCCTCGATTCCCGGCCCGCCGTGGTGCGCGGCAACGCGTCCGAGATCGTGGCGTTGACCGGCGGCGAAGGCGGGCGCGGGGCAGACGCGAGCATCGGTACCCAGGCCCTGCAGGTGACCGAGGCCGCCCACCAGGTCGCCGCACGAACAGGCGGGGTGGTCGCGGTGTCCGGTGCGGTCGATCTGGTCACCGATGGCCGTGACGACCGGCACGTGCACCGAGGCGATCCGCTGCTGTCGCGGGTGACCGGCACCGGTTGCCTGCTGGGCGGCCTCACCGCCGCCTGCGTTGCCGTTACCGGTGATCACCTACAGGCAGCGCTGGCAGCCACGATCTGGATGAATATCGCGGGTGAGATCGCCGCCGCCCGAGCCCCGCGCCCGGGTACCTTCCGCGCGGCGCTGCTCGATGCGCTGGACGAGGTCGGCGAGCAGGCAGCGGCGCTCGCAGCGCCAATCCCGTAG